A genomic segment from Malus domestica chromosome 05, GDT2T_hap1 encodes:
- the LOC103437164 gene encoding wax ester synthase/diacylglycerol acyltransferase 11-like isoform X1 — protein MGSSAADSSEFNEPLTPLGRFFLQPEMNQIIHCAMGFTNPINIDAVKSHLKTSLLLSHPRFSSLLLRHSNGLQHWQKTTPSVDLDRHIVVINNPVLTTSPSVDHETAVNAYLADLSTTSAGILGTDVDKPLWELHLLMAHNCGVFRIHHALGDGMSLMSLFLASFREVDQKDDEEKGLGGGFVKEVRLVNGEEKNINIPTLASAGGKRSKRLVGFTGGKRSWVWLLEFVEMLWFNMVFVVEFLMRCLWLSDQKTEISGGNGVELWPRKLATARFCLHDMKLVKKTVPNATINDVLVAVVSSGLSIYLSHQTPKVLSEGLRITGLAMVNLRQQPGMEVSDMMKSSGSSWGNKFGMFHLPIHCHKSSGTDPLECLKRNKVMLDRKKKSVEAHFSNKIACFVMTYFGQKIATWFLYRLVCNASFTISNIVGPQEELALGGNPVTYLRINASSLPQALVMHLVSYAERADLQILVTKDIIPDPAFLAKCFEEALLDMKEAAAAIGRT, from the exons atgggtTCGTCGGCAGCTGACTCCTCCGAATTCAACGAGCCTCTAACCCCATTAGGTCGGTTCTTCCTCCAACCTGAAATGAACCAAATAATCCACTGCGCCATGGGCTTCACAAACCCTATAAACATAGATGCCGTCAAGTCCCACCTCAAAACCTCTCTCCTCCTCTCCCACCCACGTTTCTCAAGCCTCTTGCTTCGCCACTCCAACGGCCTCCAGCACTGGCAGAAGACCACCCCCAGCGTCGACCTCGACCGCCACATTGTCGTCATCAACAATCCTGTCCTCACCACATCACCATCCGTTGACCACGAGACTGCTGTCAATGCCTACTTGGCCGACCTTTCCACCACCTCTGCTGGAATACTAGGCACCGACGTCGACAAACCCCTCTGGGAACTTCACCTTCTCATGGCCCATAACTGTGGCGTCTTCCGAATCCACCATGCATTGGGAGATGGGATGTCGCTCATGTCACTGTTCTTGGCGAGTTTCAGGGAAGTTGACCAAAAAGATGACGAAGAAAAGGGTTTAGGTGGTGGGTTTGTGAAGGAGGTGAgattggtgaatggtgaagaAAAGAATATTAACATACCAACTTTGGCTTCTGCTGGTGGGAAGAGATCAAAGAGACTAGTAGGTTTCACTGGTGGGAAGAGGTCGTGGGTTTGGTTGCTAGAGTTTGTGGAGATGCTGTGGTTTAACATGGTATTTGTGGTGGAGTTTCTGATGAGGTGCTTGTGGCTTTCTGACCAGAAAACTGAGATAAGCGGCGGCAATGGAGTTGAGCTGTGGCCAAGGAAGTTGGCCACGGCTAGGTTTTGCCTTCACGACATGAAGCTCGTCAAGAAAACTGTTCCAAATGCG ACCATAAATGATGTTCTTGTTGCGGTTGTTTCATCTGGGCTATCAATATACCTAAGTCACCAAACACCAAAAG TTTTGTCAGAGGGACTTCGAATTACTGGGCTGGCCATGGTAAATTTAAGACAGCAGCCTGGAATGGAG GTATCCGATATGATGAAATCTTCTGGGTCAAGTTGGGGTAACAAATTCGGCATGTTTCACCTACCTATTCATTGCCATAAGAGCAGCGGCACTGATCCTCTTGAGTGTCTGAAGAGAAATAAGGTGATGCTTGACAGGAAGAAAAAATCTGTGGAGGCTCATTTCTCAAACAAAATTGCATGCTTTGTTATGACCTACTTTGGACAAAAG ATTGCAACCTGGTTTCTTTACAGGCTTGTGTGCAATGCTAGCTTTACCATCTCAAATATAGTTGGCCCGCAAGAAGAACTTGCACTTGGAGGCAACCCTGTAACTTACCTAAGAATTAATGCATCCAGCCTGCCccag GCACTTGTAATGCACTTGGTGAGCTATGCTGAAAGAGCAGACTTGCAAATTTTGGTGACCAAAGATATCATCCCTGACCCTGCGTTTCTCGCCAAGTGCTTTGAAGAGGCCTTGCTTGATATGAAGGAAGCAGCTGCAGCCATCGGTCGAACCTAA
- the LOC103437164 gene encoding wax ester synthase/diacylglycerol acyltransferase 6-like isoform X2: MGSSAADSSEFNEPLTPLGRFFLQPEMNQIIHCAMGFTNPINIDAVKSHLKTSLLLSHPRFSSLLLRHSNGLQHWQKTTPSVDLDRHIVVINNPVLTTSPSVDHETAVNAYLADLSTTSAGILGTDVDKPLWELHLLMAHNCGVFRIHHALGDGMSLMSLFLASFREVDQKDDEEKGLGGGFVKEVRLVNGEEKNINIPTLASAGGKRSKRLVGFTGGKRSWVWLLEFVEMLWFNMVFVVEFLMRCLWLSDQKTEISGGNGVELWPRKLATARFCLHDMKLVKKTVPNAVSDMMKSSGSSWGNKFGMFHLPIHCHKSSGTDPLECLKRNKVMLDRKKKSVEAHFSNKIACFVMTYFGQKIATWFLYRLVCNASFTISNIVGPQEELALGGNPVTYLRINASSLPQALVMHLVSYAERADLQILVTKDIIPDPAFLAKCFEEALLDMKEAAAAIGRT; encoded by the exons atgggtTCGTCGGCAGCTGACTCCTCCGAATTCAACGAGCCTCTAACCCCATTAGGTCGGTTCTTCCTCCAACCTGAAATGAACCAAATAATCCACTGCGCCATGGGCTTCACAAACCCTATAAACATAGATGCCGTCAAGTCCCACCTCAAAACCTCTCTCCTCCTCTCCCACCCACGTTTCTCAAGCCTCTTGCTTCGCCACTCCAACGGCCTCCAGCACTGGCAGAAGACCACCCCCAGCGTCGACCTCGACCGCCACATTGTCGTCATCAACAATCCTGTCCTCACCACATCACCATCCGTTGACCACGAGACTGCTGTCAATGCCTACTTGGCCGACCTTTCCACCACCTCTGCTGGAATACTAGGCACCGACGTCGACAAACCCCTCTGGGAACTTCACCTTCTCATGGCCCATAACTGTGGCGTCTTCCGAATCCACCATGCATTGGGAGATGGGATGTCGCTCATGTCACTGTTCTTGGCGAGTTTCAGGGAAGTTGACCAAAAAGATGACGAAGAAAAGGGTTTAGGTGGTGGGTTTGTGAAGGAGGTGAgattggtgaatggtgaagaAAAGAATATTAACATACCAACTTTGGCTTCTGCTGGTGGGAAGAGATCAAAGAGACTAGTAGGTTTCACTGGTGGGAAGAGGTCGTGGGTTTGGTTGCTAGAGTTTGTGGAGATGCTGTGGTTTAACATGGTATTTGTGGTGGAGTTTCTGATGAGGTGCTTGTGGCTTTCTGACCAGAAAACTGAGATAAGCGGCGGCAATGGAGTTGAGCTGTGGCCAAGGAAGTTGGCCACGGCTAGGTTTTGCCTTCACGACATGAAGCTCGTCAAGAAAACTGTTCCAAATGCG GTATCCGATATGATGAAATCTTCTGGGTCAAGTTGGGGTAACAAATTCGGCATGTTTCACCTACCTATTCATTGCCATAAGAGCAGCGGCACTGATCCTCTTGAGTGTCTGAAGAGAAATAAGGTGATGCTTGACAGGAAGAAAAAATCTGTGGAGGCTCATTTCTCAAACAAAATTGCATGCTTTGTTATGACCTACTTTGGACAAAAG ATTGCAACCTGGTTTCTTTACAGGCTTGTGTGCAATGCTAGCTTTACCATCTCAAATATAGTTGGCCCGCAAGAAGAACTTGCACTTGGAGGCAACCCTGTAACTTACCTAAGAATTAATGCATCCAGCCTGCCccag GCACTTGTAATGCACTTGGTGAGCTATGCTGAAAGAGCAGACTTGCAAATTTTGGTGACCAAAGATATCATCCCTGACCCTGCGTTTCTCGCCAAGTGCTTTGAAGAGGCCTTGCTTGATATGAAGGAAGCAGCTGCAGCCATCGGTCGAACCTAA